In one Pseudomonadota bacterium genomic region, the following are encoded:
- a CDS encoding tetratricopeptide repeat protein, whose translation MGFLKRIFTLGKDEIYDEAMRLFNQHNYREAIERFEEILKRKTSTKSLHYNLSRVYISQSHRNIGIILFAMGNYSEALQEFNMALEYNPSYHELNYFIGVCKNNLGEFDGAIENFNAVLDTDPSNLPTRLKLGIALHNYKMWDKAVSLYKNILQTNPKYADIHYNLGLSYLGQGKINEAIAAFEGALKINADYLQARVKIAIAQIYLGNLDKALENLVPLVEKYPKYADIHYFLGVVHVVKNEFEEAIESFKHALEIHPSYKDAKVKLGVLYCHFEKFDEGIKELEDVSRIDPGDEDIIMITNAIKNALATSSYSGEKFREIYNKVFFKDKQITRAMPEFNKCLEISPDISEMISVIMGIAEEDRSLCEMLIPHVRDHVAENADYPDLHNSLGALYLKIKRFDEAEASFRMAVELNPQFLKARLNLFHTLKLLKKYEDAIKEGEYILAHNVTYPDFHCVMAEIYEGMTDHDKALNSVFKSLEMNQNYARANFLAGTIYMKKGEKDRAIEYYNKCLDSKPTEDLSVMAKEELRKLEAT comes from the coding sequence ATGGGTTTTTTAAAGCGTATTTTTACCTTAGGGAAAGATGAAATATATGACGAAGCAATGAGGCTTTTTAATCAGCATAATTATAGGGAGGCAATTGAAAGATTTGAGGAGATATTAAAAAGAAAAACCTCTACAAAAAGTCTTCACTATAATCTGTCACGAGTTTATATCAGTCAATCCCATCGAAATATCGGGATAATTCTATTTGCGATGGGGAATTATTCTGAAGCACTCCAGGAATTCAATATGGCGCTGGAGTATAATCCAAGCTACCATGAACTGAATTATTTTATCGGTGTATGTAAGAATAATCTTGGTGAATTTGATGGTGCAATTGAAAACTTTAATGCTGTACTGGATACCGATCCATCTAATCTGCCCACCAGATTAAAACTTGGTATAGCGCTCCATAACTACAAAATGTGGGACAAAGCGGTTAGTCTTTATAAAAATATTCTGCAGACAAATCCAAAATATGCGGATATTCATTATAATCTGGGACTTTCATATTTAGGGCAGGGAAAGATCAATGAAGCTATTGCAGCCTTTGAAGGTGCGCTAAAGATTAATGCTGATTATTTACAGGCCAGAGTAAAAATTGCCATCGCGCAGATATATCTTGGTAATCTTGATAAGGCCCTGGAAAACCTTGTCCCGCTCGTTGAAAAATATCCGAAATATGCAGATATTCATTATTTTCTGGGCGTGGTACATGTTGTTAAAAACGAGTTTGAAGAGGCCATTGAGAGCTTTAAACATGCATTGGAGATTCATCCTTCTTATAAGGATGCAAAAGTGAAGTTGGGCGTTCTTTACTGTCATTTCGAAAAGTTCGATGAGGGGATTAAAGAACTTGAAGATGTGAGCAGGATTGACCCTGGTGACGAGGATATAATAATGATAACAAATGCAATAAAAAATGCGCTTGCAACATCTTCTTATTCCGGCGAAAAATTCAGGGAAATTTACAATAAGGTGTTTTTCAAGGATAAACAGATTACCAGGGCAATGCCCGAATTTAACAAATGTTTGGAAATCAGCCCCGATATATCTGAAATGATCTCTGTTATTATGGGTATCGCGGAAGAGGACCGATCGCTCTGTGAGATGCTGATACCACATGTAAGAGACCATGTTGCAGAAAATGCTGATTATCCTGATTTGCACAATAGCCTCGGAGCGTTATATCTAAAAATAAAACGTTTTGATGAAGCTGAGGCCTCTTTCAGAATGGCGGTTGAATTAAATCCGCAATTTTTGAAGGCCCGTCTTAATTTGTTTCATACCTTGAAGTTATTGAAAAAATACGAAGATGCGATTAAAGAAGGTGAATATATCCTTGCTCATAACGTGACATATCCTGATTTCCATTGTGTTATGGCAGAGATCTATGAGGGCATGACAGACCATGACAAGGCATTGAACAGTGTATTCAAATCACTTGAGATGAACCAGAATTATGCCAGGGCAAACTTTCTCGCAGGCACTATTTATATGAAAAAAGGGGAAAAAGACAGGGCGATTGAGTATTATAACAAATGTCTTGACTCCAAACCTACCGAAGACTTGTCTGTGATGGCGAAAGAAGAGCTAAGGAAATTGGAAGCCACATAA
- a CDS encoding sugar transferase encodes MIRERERYYAPIIFFLDIISTFLSYGLSVYFYLRIIIAFDPGLTGLKIPVSPFLYWHNTLNVIPFLVGVFIFFFQFIYRKEYLQRNKTVDFILQTVFPCLVAVAIFFVLLFINPLFGVNFWFITTFVVFLWILLSINRIVILSLIRFLQNRGSFVRYILIIGTNTQAVQIANLFDSHPGWGIRVVGLLTYDTNEIGKNVFNYNVLGMVDDLMFVLEKNVIDFVFLAQASDRVTQLQNVSLRCRTVGIDFIMDISILLQKMSKISVEYAEDSSFIIFKPVRHSNEMLFIKRLIDIVLSGILIILCAPLWIIVSFLIKRDSSGPVFFIQERVGKNGRLFPMYKFRSMVTGADKMQVHLTHLNEMDGPVFKIKDDPRLTRIGKFLRRTSLDELPQLFNVLMGNMSLVGPRPPILKEVLLYHPWQRKRLSVTPGVTCLWQVTGRNEIKFDEWMKLDMQYIDNWSLLLDIKILFMTIKAVISRRGAL; translated from the coding sequence ATGATAAGGGAAAGAGAACGATACTACGCACCAATAATTTTTTTCTTAGACATCATATCTACATTTCTTTCTTATGGTTTAAGCGTTTATTTTTATCTAAGAATCATTATTGCGTTCGACCCTGGCCTGACAGGTTTGAAAATTCCAGTATCACCATTTCTCTATTGGCACAATACATTAAATGTTATTCCCTTTTTGGTGGGCGTATTTATTTTCTTTTTCCAATTTATTTATAGGAAGGAGTATCTTCAAAGAAATAAGACCGTTGATTTTATTCTCCAGACCGTTTTCCCTTGCTTAGTTGCTGTGGCAATCTTTTTTGTTTTATTGTTTATTAACCCGTTGTTCGGGGTAAATTTTTGGTTCATAACCACTTTTGTTGTGTTTCTCTGGATTTTGCTTTCAATAAACAGAATTGTTATATTATCCCTCATCAGATTTTTACAAAACAGGGGCAGTTTCGTAAGGTATATCCTCATAATTGGAACAAATACGCAAGCTGTACAAATAGCAAATCTGTTCGATAGTCACCCCGGGTGGGGTATAAGGGTTGTGGGTTTGCTGACATATGACACCAATGAGATTGGAAAAAATGTTTTTAATTATAATGTCCTGGGTATGGTGGATGATTTAATGTTTGTGCTTGAAAAAAATGTTATCGATTTTGTTTTTCTGGCGCAGGCATCTGACAGGGTTACACAACTCCAGAATGTCTCACTCAGGTGCAGGACGGTCGGGATTGATTTTATCATGGATATCTCAATACTGCTTCAAAAGATGAGTAAAATTTCAGTGGAATATGCTGAAGATTCCTCGTTTATTATTTTTAAGCCTGTCCGGCATAGTAATGAAATGCTTTTCATCAAACGCCTTATTGATATCGTTTTGTCTGGCATCCTTATTATTCTCTGTGCGCCTTTATGGATTATTGTTTCGTTTCTTATTAAAAGGGATTCATCTGGCCCGGTATTTTTTATACAGGAAAGAGTTGGCAAAAACGGCAGGCTTTTCCCCATGTATAAATTTCGTTCCATGGTTACGGGAGCTGATAAAATGCAGGTTCATTTGACGCATCTTAATGAGATGGATGGTCCTGTTTTTAAAATTAAGGATGATCCAAGGCTTACGCGTATCGGCAAATTTCTCAGGAGAACAAGCCTGGATGAACTCCCGCAGTTGTTTAATGTTTTAATGGGTAACATGAGCCTTGTAGGGCCAAGACCTCCAATTTTAAAAGAGGTGCTCCTGTACCACCCATGGCAGAGAAAGAGGCTATCTGTTACGCCTGGAGTTACATGCCTCTGGCAGGTCACCGGACGAAATGAGATTAAGTTTGATGAGTGGATGAAGCTCGATATGCAATATATAGATAACTGGTCTCTATTGCTGGATATTAAAATTCTTTTTATGACGATTAAGGCCGTAATTTCAAGAAGAGGGGCACTATAA